Proteins encoded together in one Impatiens glandulifera chromosome 1, dImpGla2.1, whole genome shotgun sequence window:
- the LOC124919087 gene encoding DNA-binding protein RHL1, translated as MVRGSKKEVAVEERNPEVETQKRLKKLAFKSGILSETPAKAFSPLSPSAVVAKHHGKDILRKSQRKNRYLFCFSGLLAPVAGGKIGELKDLGTKNPILYLDFPQGQMKLLGTIVYPKNKYLTLQFSRGGKQATCEDYFDTMIVFSDAWWIGTKEDNPNETRLDFPKDLPEAEHKEYDFTGGASAKTVKKQAGDISGTKVVEPLKIDSEDDLSDDKYNPEGMDKVTPTRQSKRTARKTSNVAESTSGDEVMIDADMSSIENKIIKSSKDTPLKNDTAAASSTPAAQVQRSVTRLTKSKEASQNRNNALVQTTISTMFKKVKEKVKVDDEEEDNDDIEEFSSSSKEGESDDDYVASD; from the exons atggtTCGAGGAAGTAAAAAGGAGGTTGCAGTAGAAGAGAGAAATCCTGAAGTCGAAACACAGAAGAGGCTTAAGAAGCTAGCTTTCAAGAGTGGGATTCTGTCTGAAACCCCTGCCAAGGCATTTTCGCCGCTTAGTCCATCAGCAGTCGTTGCCAAGCACCATGGCAAAGACATTCTCAGAAAATCGCAGCGCAAGAACAGATACCTTTTCTGTTTTTCCGGTCTTCTTGCCCCTGTCGCTGGTGGAAAGATTGGCGAGCTCAAGGATCTCGGCACCAAAAACCCTATTCTTTACCTCGATTTCCCTCAG GGCCAAATGAAATTGCTTGGTACTATAGTTTATCCAAAGAACAAGTACTTGACCTTGCAGTTTTCCAGAGGTGGGAAGCAAGCCACGTGTGAGGACTATTTTGACACCATG ATTGTATTTTCTGATGCATGGTGGATTGGGACAAAAGAAGATAATCCAAATGAAACCCGTCTCGATTTCCCCAAGGACTTACCTGAG GCTGAGCATAAGGAATATGACTTCACGGGTGGTGCAAGTGCAAAGACTGTAAAGAAGCAAGCTGGTGATATTTCTGGAACAAAAGTCGTGGAACCTCTCAAAATTGATTCAGAGGATGATTTATCTGATGATAAATATAATCCTGAAGGCATGGATAAAGTAACTCCAACTCGGCAATCCAAAAGAACTGCTAGGAAAACGTCTAA TGTTGCAGAATCTACTTCAGGAGATGAGGTCATGATTGATGCTGACATGTCAAGtatagagaataaaataataaagtcatCAAAGGATACCCCTCTAAAG AATGATACTGCAGCTGCTTCTAGCACTCCGGCAGCACAGGTTCAAAGGAGTGTAACACGCTTAACAAAGTCTAAGGAAGCATCTCAAAATCGCAATAATGCCCTTGTTCAAACGACAATATCTACCATGTTCAAGAAAGTAAAGGAAAAG